In Brassica oleracea var. oleracea cultivar TO1000 unplaced genomic scaffold, BOL UnpScaffold01268, whole genome shotgun sequence, a genomic segment contains:
- the LOC106321148 gene encoding uncharacterized protein LOC106321148 — MSDFRPIACCNVIYKVVSRLVARRLTATLPEAIELNQCAFVEGRLLLENVLLATELVKDYQKGSVTSRSAIKLDISKDFDTVSWSFIEDTLRAMNYPDLFVTWIM; from the coding sequence ATGTCCGACTTCAGACCTATAGCATGTTGCAACGTTATCTACAAGGTTGTGTCAAGGTTAGTAGCTCGAAGGTTGACGGCTACGTTGCCGGAAGCCATAGAACTCAATCAGTGTGCTTTTGTTGAGGGGAGACTGCTCCTGGAAAATGTTCTATTGGCTACTGAACTAGTCAAAGACTATCAGAAGGGGTCTGTCACATCTCGTTCTGCCATCAAGTTGGATATCTCTAAAGATTTTGATACTGTAAGCTGGTCTTTCATTGAGGATACCCTGCGAGCAATGAACTACCCGGATCTCTTCGTCACATGGATAATGAG